A genomic region of Phragmites australis chromosome 2, lpPhrAust1.1, whole genome shotgun sequence contains the following coding sequences:
- the LOC133899111 gene encoding SUN domain-containing protein 1-like yields the protein MASPSLAAAATSPASSPLTLDPIPLASRPATAAAPRKRPVLLLDHRPHPASPTPPLGSAAAAAAAAAAPQARRRKPHSSSSSARPRWQTALSVAAKNVALLAVLLYLGDLAWRWSHPPPPPPPDRAALDAYTARVAEVEASLARAFRMVQMQVEAVDRKIEGEVGAARGELAALLEEKRLALEGQLTRLDARADELGDALRGLKRMEFLRKDEFEKFWDEVKGSLGSGSGSDVDLDQVRALAREIAMWEIEKHAADGIGRVDYAVASAGGRVVRHSEAYVAKRGGILSGLLGGGNADPQKMLQPSFGEPGQCFAMQGSSGFVEIKLKIGIIPEAVTLEHVSKDVAYDRSTAPKDFHVSGWYEETPGETQSSHAAKMAVLTEFTYDLEKNNVQTFDVTAPDVGVINMVRLDFTSNHGSSLLTCIYRVRVHGLEPVSPGSAGSQA from the exons ATGGCGTCcccctccctcgccgccgcggccaccaGCCCCGCTTCCTCCCCGCTAACCCTAGACCCCATCCCTCTCGCCTCCcgccccgccaccgccgccgccccgcgcAAGCGGCcggtcctcctcctcgaccaccGCCCGCACCCCGCCTCCCCGACGCCCCCActcggctccgccgccgccgccgctgcggccgcggccgcgccccAGGCGCGGAGGAGGAAGCCCCATtcctcgtcgtcctccgcgAGGCCGAGGTGGCAGACTGCGCTCAGCGTCGCCGCCAAGAACGTGGCCCTCCTCGCCGTGCTCCTCTACCTCGGCGACCTCGCCTGGCGCTGGTCACACccgccccctccgccgccgcccgacCGCGCCGCGCTCGATGCCTACACCGCCCGCGTTGCCGAAGTCGAGGCCTCCCTCGCGCGCGCCTTCCGTATGGTGCAGATGCAGGTCGAGGCTGTCGACCGCAAGATCGAAGGCGAGGTCGGCGCCGCCAGGGGTGAGCTCGCCGCGCTGCTGGAGGAGAAGCGGCTGGCGCTCGAGGGCCAGCTCACCCGACTCGACGCCAGGGCCGACGAGCTCGGCGACGCGCTGAGGGGGCTCAAGCGGATGGAGTTCCTCAGGAAGGACGAGTTTGAAAAGTTCTGGGATGAGGTGAAGGGTAGCCTGGGCTCGGGTTCCGGGAGCGATGTCGATCTGGACCAGGTCCGAGCGTTGGCGAGGGAGATTGCGATGTGGGAGATTGAGAAGCATGCCGCAGATgggatcgggagggtggactaCGCCGTGGCCTCGGCTGGAGGAAGAGTTGTCCGCCACTCGGAAGCGTATGTTGCTAAACGTGGTGGTATCTTAAGTGGGTTGCTGGGTGGAGGTAATGCAGACCCGCAGAAGATGCTTCAGCCGAGCTTTGGGGAGCCTGGACAGTGCTTTGCCATGCAGGGCAGCAGTGGGTTTGTGGAGATCAAGCTCAAGATTGGTATAATCCCTGAGGCAGTCACTCTCGAGCATGTGTCCAAG GATGTGGCGTACGACAGGTCTACAGCTCCAAAAGACTTCCATGTCTccggatggtatgaagagacaCCCGGTGAAACCCAGTCAAGTCATGCTGCAAAGATGGCTGTCTTGACAGAGTTCACATATGACTTGGAGAAGAACAATGTGCAGACATTTGATGTAACAGCCCCAGATGTAGGCGTGATCAATATGGTTCGGTTGGACTTCACTTCGAACCACGGAAGCTCATTGCTGACATGCATCTACCGCGTTCGGGTGCACGGTCTTGAGCCAGTCTCTCCAGGAAGTGCAGGTTCTCAGGCCTGA
- the LOC133899121 gene encoding polyadenylate-binding protein 2-like — protein MAAAGDHASKLQDLDKMKRRLKEMKEEATALREMQAKVAKEMQVVPAGEGTELLVSLQNEGNLSCFLHFLLFFL, from the exons ATGGCCGCCGCCGGGGACCACGCATCCAAG CTTCAAGACCTCGATAAGATGAAGCGCCGGctcaaggagatgaaggaggagGCCACCGCGCTCCGCGAGATGCAAGCCAAGGTCGCCAAGGAGATGCAAG TTGTACCAGCAGGTGAAGGAACTGAATTACTGGTTAGTCTGCAAAATGAGGGTAACCTATCATGtttccttcattttcttttgttttttctctaG